GTGTAGCTCGAAAACAGCCATTCAAGGAATTGCCGCTAAAACAAGCTAAGCACAGCCCACTGACAAAGGAGTCGGTGCACTGTGCTTGGCTGTGGACAGCGCTTAGCTGTGGATAACTGGGTGCTCAGGCGTTGAAGAACGCCTTCAGCGCGTCGACCCGGTCAAGATTTTCCCACGTGAAGTCGGGATCGTCGCGGCCGAAGTGGCCGTGCGCAGCAGTCTTCGCGTAAATGGGGCGCTTGAGGTCAAGGTCGCGGATGATGGGGCGCGGTCGCAAATCAAAGACGGCCGAGATGGCTGCTTCGATGCGGCGCGGGTCCACCGTTTCGGTGCCGAACGTCTCAACGTAGATGCCGACCGGACGGGCAACACCGATCGCGTAGCCAACCTGCACCTCGGCACGTGTGGCAAGGCCGGCGGCCACCACGTTCTTGGCGACCCAGCGCATGGCGTAGGCGGCTGAACGGTCAACCTTTGACGGATCCTTGCCGGAGAACGCGCCACCACCGTGGCGGGCCATGCCGCCATATGTGTCGACGATAATCTTGCGGCCGGTCAACCCCGCGTCGCCCACAGGGCCGCCCACAACGAACGGTCCTGCCGGGTTCAGATGCGACTTCATGGCTGACAGGTCAAGGCCCGAGGCGGCCATGACAGGATTGATCACATATTCGGCCAGATCGGCACGCAGCTGCTCGAGTGAGGTGCCCTCTGCATGCTGGCTGGAAATCACCACGGTGTCCACGGAAACGGGCACGTCACCGTCATAGCCGATGGTCACCTGGGTTTTGCCGTCGGGGCGCAGGTAGGCCAGTTCGCCCGACTTGCGCACATCCGTCAGGCGTTCGGAGAGACGGTGCGCCAGGTAGATCGGCGTGGGCATGTAGGAGGCGGTCTCGTTGCTGGCGTAGCCAAACATGAGCCCTTGGTCGCCGGCGCCCTGGGCGTCGTCCTCGTCCACGGCCGTGCCCTCACGAACCTCAAGGGAGTTGAAAACGCCGTCGAAAATGTCCTGCGACTGCTGGCCGATGGAGACCGAAACACCGCACCGGGCACCGTCAAAGCCGTTCGCTGAAGAGTCATAGCCAATGTCCAGAATGGTGTTGCGCACGATCTGCGGAATTTCAACATAGGCATTGGTGGTCACCTCGCCCGCAACATGGACCAGTCCGGTGGTGGCCATGGTTTCAACGGCCACACGGGAATCCGGGTCCTCAGCCAGCAGGGCATCGAGGATGGCGTCACTGATCTGGTCACAGATCTTGTCTGGGTGGCCCGCCGTCACGGATTCGGAGGTAAACAGGCGCAAGGGATTTACTGAAGTCACGGTTCTACTTTACTTGGATTTATGGTGCAGGTGGCGGCCGCTGGACTTGGGCGGTCACATATTCGACAAAATTGGCGGAAACGTACTTATTGTGCCGCGAGTCGCCGTGCAATGACCTGCACGACGGCGTCAGCCACCTGGCGCTTCGTGCCGCCGGCTTGCACGGGGCTGGCACCGTCCAAGGCCAAAATCTCGACGTGGTTGGTGTCCTGGCCAAAAACGCGTTCGGTGCCGGATTCGCCCGGCCCCACTTCGTTGACCACGAGGAGGTCGCAGCCCTTGCGTCGCAGTTTGGCCTGCGCATAGGTGCGGGCGTCGGCCTCGGCATCCCCGGTTTCCGCGGCAAATCCAACGATGAGCTGCTGCTGGTTTTGGGCTGAACGGTGGGCAACGATTTCCGCCAAAATATCGGGATTGCGGACCAGTGTGATGACCGGGTCGGCAACGTTGTCGCGCTTCTTGATCTTGCCGGTGGAAATGTTGGCCGGACGGAAGTCCGCCACCGCAGCGGCCATGATGACCACATCGGCGGTTGCTGCCGCGGCGAGCGTTGCCGAGCGCAGCTCCAGGGCCGTTTCAATGGCCTGCAGCGCGGCTCCCGCAGGTGCCGGCACGTCCATGGGTGCGTGGATCATGGTGACTCGGGCACCCGCCGCCAGAGCGGCCTCGGCCAGGGCAACGCCCTGCTTGCCGGAGGATTTATTGCCCAGGTACCGTACGGGATCGAGCGGTTCGCGGGTGCCGCCGGCGGTAATGAGCACCAGCTTCCCGGACAGCGGGCCGGTCATGGCGGCAGCCCCGGAAGCCAGGTCGCCCTGGGTGGTTGCGTCAGGTGCCGGAGCACCGTCACGGCCCTGGTCCGGGACGAGGACGGCAGCCCGGTCAGCACTGTCAGCCTCGTCGAGAACACCAGCCTCGTCGGGAACACCAACCCCGTCAGGAACGACGGCGGCAGCCGGGTCCGCAGCGGATGCCGGGGACCCGTCGTCGTGCTTCACGGGGGAACCGGCAGGCTCCCTAACCAGCGCCATCGCGGCGGCGAAGATCGCCTCCGGCTCAGGGAGGCGGCCGGGGCCGGTGTCGGGACCGGTGAGGCGCCCGACGGCCGGATCCAGCACGTGCACGCCGCGCGAACGCAGCGTGGCCACATTCGCCACCGTTGAGGCGTGCTGCCACATTTCGGTGTGCATCGCCGGGGCAAAAAGCACCGGCCCGCGGGCCATGAGCAAGGTGGTGGTCAGGAGGTCGTTGGCGTGGCCGCCGGCAGCCTTGGCCAAAAGGTCTGCAGTTGCCGGGGCCACAACGATCAAATCCGCTTCATGGCCAATACGGACATGGTTGACCTGGTCCACGGCGTCAAAAACATCGTTCGTGACAGGCCGCCCGCTAAGGGCTTCCCACGTGGCAACGCCCACAAACTTCGTGGACGCGTCGGTGGGGATGACTGTGACGCGGTGGCCCGCCTCAGTGAAAAGCCTGAGCAGGAGGGCGGACTTGTAGGCGGCGATACCGCCGCCTACACCGAGAACGATATTCAACTGGGACACCGTGGCAGCTCGTAAACGCTGCTTAGACGGTCTCGACGGGTGTGGAGACCAACAGGCCCTCGTCGATTTCACGGAAGGCGATTGAGAGGGACTTCTCGTTCAGCTTCGTGTCAACGAGGGGGCCAACGTACTCAAACAGGCCCTCGTGGAGCTGTGCGTAGTAGGCGTTGATCTGGCGTGCGCGCTTTGCACCAAAGATGACCAGTCCGTACTTCGAGTCGGCTGCTTCAAGCAGTGAATCGATCGAGGGATTGATGATGCCTTCGGGTTGTGTAGTCAATTACTTCTCCAAAAAATTGAAAGGGGTGGTACAAGTTATGCAAGGTGATGAGGGGTGAGCCCCATCAGATCAACCAGCGCCGCTGCAGCCCGGCTGACATCATCGTTGACGATGACATAATCAAATTCCGGCGCGGCAGCAAGTTCCAGTTTAGCCGTTTCCAGGCGGCGGTGCTGTTCTTCGGCGCTTTCTGTGCCGCGTCCCACCAATCGGCGGACCAATTCTTCCCAGTTGGGCGGTGCCAGGAACACAAAATCTGCCTCCGGCATGGCCTCCTTAACCTGTCGGGCACCCTGCAAATCGATCTCCAGGAGCACCGATTTCCCGTCGTCAACGGCGGCCTGAACCGTGCTGCGCAGGGTGCCGTAGCGGTTGACGCCGTGCACGACAGCCCATTCGAGCAGGTCGCCTTGCTCAACGAGCGAGTCAAACTCGTCGGCGGACTTGAAGAAGTAGTGCACTCCCTCTTCCTCGCCCGGGCGCGCCGTGCGGGTGGTTGCCGAAACGGACAGCCACACGTCCGGGTAGTTGTCGCGGATGAACGTTGACACGGTGCCCTTGCCGACGGCGGTGGGCCCGGCCAGGACTGTCACGCCGCTGCGGGCCTTGCTGCGGGTGGTGTTTTCACCCGGCACTGCGACGTCGCTCACGGCTTGTCTCCCAGGTAGTCCACCAGGGCCCGGCGCTGGTGCACGCCCAGGCCACGCACCCTGCGGGTTGGGGCTATCCCCAGCTCGCTCATGATCACAGTTGCACGTACCTTTCCAATGCCCGGAAGGGCTTCCAATAATTCACACACTTTAAGTCTGTCCAGGGCGGGTTCCGCGGCTGCCGCCTCCAGGACGGTCGCCACAGTTCTCTGGCCAGTTTTCAATTCTTGTTTTACTTGCGATCGCAATGCCCTTGCCGCCAAAGCCTTGAGCCGTGCGTCTGCGCGATCCTGCGGGGACAACTGCGGCAATTTCACGAAAAAGGCTCCCTGTTTAATGGCTGTCCCCGGTGCGGGTGGTTGCGACGTTATTGCATCGAACCTATCCGCACCGGGGATGCAAATCAATTGGCCCTGGACATCAGCCAGGGGCCAAGGCCGGTTACAGCCCGGACAAGGTGGCCTCGGTGGCCACACGCAGGGCTGCCACCTCCGGGCCGGCGGCAAGAATGCCGCGGCTGGAGGTTGCCAACACTGCCGGGTAGGCGGTGCCGAAGGTGGTCCGCATCTCGGCCCCGGTGGCACCTTGTGCGCCCAGGCCGGGCGCCAGGATCGGCCCGTGCACTGCTGCCAGGTCAATCCCGAGGTCGGCCAGGGCCGTCCCGACGGTTGCACCGACCACCAAACCAACGGAGCCCAGTGCCTGCTCCGCGTAGCGTTGGTTCTCTTGCGCCGACGCCTGGACAATGCGTTTGGCCACCGATTCGTGCCCGCCCACGTGCTGCACCGAGGCGCCCTCCGGGTTGGACGTCAGGGCCAGCACGAACACGCCGCGGCCGTTCGCCGCGGCCATGTCCAGCGCTGGACGCAGCGACTCAAAGCCCAGGTACGGGCTCAGTGTGACCGCGTCCGCCGCCAGGGCCGAGCCGTCGCGCAGCCAGGCG
This genomic interval from Arthrobacter sp. PAMC 25486 contains the following:
- the metK gene encoding methionine adenosyltransferase, whose product is MTSVNPLRLFTSESVTAGHPDKICDQISDAILDALLAEDPDSRVAVETMATTGLVHVAGEVTTNAYVEIPQIVRNTILDIGYDSSANGFDGARCGVSVSIGQQSQDIFDGVFNSLEVREGTAVDEDDAQGAGDQGLMFGYASNETASYMPTPIYLAHRLSERLTDVRKSGELAYLRPDGKTQVTIGYDGDVPVSVDTVVISSQHAEGTSLEQLRADLAEYVINPVMAASGLDLSAMKSHLNPAGPFVVGGPVGDAGLTGRKIIVDTYGGMARHGGGAFSGKDPSKVDRSAAYAMRWVAKNVVAAGLATRAEVQVGYAIGVARPVGIYVETFGTETVDPRRIEAAISAVFDLRPRPIIRDLDLKRPIYAKTAAHGHFGRDDPDFTWENLDRVDALKAFFNA
- a CDS encoding phosphopantothenate--cysteine ligase family flavoprotein; the protein is MNIVLGVGGGIAAYKSALLLRLFTEAGHRVTVIPTDASTKFVGVATWEALSGRPVTNDVFDAVDQVNHVRIGHEADLIVVAPATADLLAKAAGGHANDLLTTTLLMARGPVLFAPAMHTEMWQHASTVANVATLRSRGVHVLDPAVGRLTGPDTGPGRLPEPEAIFAAAMALVREPAGSPVKHDDGSPASAADPAAAVVPDGVGVPDEAGVLDEADSADRAAVLVPDQGRDGAPAPDATTQGDLASGAAAMTGPLSGKLVLITAGGTREPLDPVRYLGNKSSGKQGVALAEAALAAGARVTMIHAPMDVPAPAGAALQAIETALELRSATLAAAATADVVIMAAAVADFRPANISTGKIKKRDNVADPVITLVRNPDILAEIVAHRSAQNQQQLIVGFAAETGDAEADARTYAQAKLRRKGCDLLVVNEVGPGESGTERVFGQDTNHVEILALDGASPVQAGGTKRQVADAVVQVIARRLAAQ
- the rpoZ gene encoding DNA-directed RNA polymerase subunit omega; translated protein: MTTQPEGIINPSIDSLLEAADSKYGLVIFGAKRARQINAYYAQLHEGLFEYVGPLVDTKLNEKSLSIAFREIDEGLLVSTPVETV
- the gmk gene encoding guanylate kinase, with amino-acid sequence MSDVAVPGENTTRSKARSGVTVLAGPTAVGKGTVSTFIRDNYPDVWLSVSATTRTARPGEEEGVHYFFKSADEFDSLVEQGDLLEWAVVHGVNRYGTLRSTVQAAVDDGKSVLLEIDLQGARQVKEAMPEADFVFLAPPNWEELVRRLVGRGTESAEEQHRRLETAKLELAAAPEFDYVIVNDDVSRAAAALVDLMGLTPHHLA
- the mihF gene encoding integration host factor, actinobacterial type, which gives rise to MWPPRPPCPGCNRPWPLADVQGQLICIPGADRFDAITSQPPAPGTAIKQGAFFVKLPQLSPQDRADARLKALAARALRSQVKQELKTGQRTVATVLEAAAAEPALDRLKVCELLEALPGIGKVRATVIMSELGIAPTRRVRGLGVHQRRALVDYLGDKP
- the pyrF gene encoding orotidine-5'-phosphate decarboxylase is translated as MPSSSKHDGGSPAPAAGRAPFGVRLAAAMTARGPLCVGIDPHPGLLAAWGLADNVQGLRSFSLTVLEAVAPLAAAIKPQVALYERHGSAGLAVLEELLAASTEAGMLSIADAKRGDIGSTMAGYADAWLRDGSALAADAVTLSPYLGFESLRPALDMAAANGRGVFVLALTSNPEGASVQHVGGHESVAKRIVQASAQENQRYAEQALGSVGLVVGATVGTALADLGIDLAAVHGPILAPGLGAQGATGAEMRTTFGTAYPAVLATSSRGILAAGPEVAALRVATEATLSGL